One genomic region from Leptospira tipperaryensis encodes:
- a CDS encoding alpha/beta hydrolase family protein yields the protein MYRTRFQKEIVAEFLPPKRKIKTQRLILLCDGMPSIPKKQGLVEFLSSKGYWVIYPRYRGAWESDGEFLKNSPHLDILNIIDEVLSSKKIKENSFYQSFDLFPSEIFVIGGSFGGATALLSSLDSRVKKVIANCPVVDWKILKEEESAETANPNYVSYLKDTFGNAYRLSEKNWKKLYDGKFFNPIFHAKELNPNKIRMFHAMDDPYIPAGVVKSFADLTKIKLKLLKKGGHLSTDWIVKKYWNEIHRFFIAN from the coding sequence ATGTATAGAACCAGATTTCAAAAGGAGATCGTAGCAGAATTTCTGCCTCCGAAACGAAAGATCAAAACACAAAGATTGATCCTTCTCTGCGACGGAATGCCTTCGATTCCAAAAAAGCAAGGCCTTGTTGAATTTCTTTCTTCAAAAGGATATTGGGTGATCTATCCGAGATATCGCGGCGCCTGGGAAAGCGATGGAGAATTTTTAAAGAATTCTCCACACCTCGATATTTTGAATATCATCGATGAAGTCCTTTCTTCCAAAAAAATTAAAGAGAATTCTTTTTATCAGAGTTTTGATCTATTTCCGTCCGAAATTTTTGTGATCGGCGGGAGTTTTGGAGGAGCGACGGCGCTTCTGTCTTCCTTGGATTCTCGAGTTAAAAAGGTGATCGCAAATTGTCCCGTCGTGGATTGGAAAATTTTAAAAGAAGAAGAATCCGCCGAGACCGCAAACCCAAACTATGTTTCTTATCTGAAGGATACTTTTGGAAACGCGTATCGTCTTTCGGAAAAGAACTGGAAAAAACTTTACGACGGTAAATTTTTCAATCCGATCTTTCACGCAAAGGAATTAAATCCGAATAAGATTCGTATGTTTCACGCGATGGACGATCCTTATATCCCTGCGGGAGTTGTTAAGAGTTTTGCCGATCTGACAAAGATCAAGCTCAAACTTCTGAAAAAGGGCGGACATCTGAGTACGGATTGGATCGTAAAAAAGTATTGGAATGAGATTCATCGATTTTTTATCGCGAATTAA
- the rnc gene encoding ribonuclease III → MIFKKSQSPSSLKNPERVKTLQKLSKKIGIKFSNLEFYNTAFIHSSYKNENLEIPEDNERLEFLGDSVLGLVAARFLFQNYPRAAEGELSRIKSRIVSTPILNTISEKLGLSEYLLLGKGEASSQGKGRRKLSANLFESLVGAIYLDLGFEASEKFILKHLIEFAENPEKEESVRDYKTQLQEYAQKNFKVLPVYRMKGESGPDHAKVFQVSVRIRDQWEASGTGVSKKAAEQNAAKELYNRIKRGS, encoded by the coding sequence TTGATCTTTAAAAAATCACAATCTCCTTCTTCACTCAAAAACCCCGAGCGGGTCAAAACTCTACAGAAACTTTCCAAAAAAATCGGAATCAAATTTTCCAATCTAGAATTTTATAATACCGCATTCATACACAGTTCTTATAAAAATGAGAATCTGGAAATTCCGGAGGACAACGAACGTCTGGAGTTCCTCGGAGATTCCGTCCTCGGTCTCGTAGCGGCGCGTTTTCTCTTTCAAAACTATCCCAGAGCCGCAGAGGGAGAATTATCTCGAATTAAGTCGAGAATCGTCTCTACGCCGATTCTAAACACCATCTCGGAGAAGCTGGGTCTTTCCGAGTATCTTCTTTTGGGAAAAGGAGAAGCGAGTTCTCAGGGAAAGGGACGTCGAAAACTTTCAGCGAATCTTTTTGAATCTTTGGTCGGCGCGATCTATTTGGATCTCGGATTTGAGGCTTCCGAAAAATTCATATTGAAACACTTAATAGAATTTGCGGAAAATCCTGAAAAAGAAGAATCTGTCAGAGATTATAAAACTCAACTCCAAGAATACGCTCAGAAAAATTTCAAGGTTCTTCCCGTTTATCGCATGAAAGGAGAATCCGGTCCCGATCACGCGAAGGTCTTTCAAGTTTCCGTTCGAATCCGTGATCAGTGGGAAGCAAGCGGCACCGGAGTGAGTAAAAAGGCCGCGGAACAAAACGCAGCAAAAGAACTTTACAATCGAATTAAAAGAGGGTCTTAG
- the aroB gene encoding 3-dehydroquinate synthase yields the protein MSHIETIQVNTEHKMIPVQLHTDLSGLSEEIAKLPGVTSIFLITERSIHSIYTKYLEKELLPLGIRFQEIYIKGGEKAKHIEKTGDVYNQLIKHGADRKSLILAFGGGVVGDFAGFIASTYLRGIRFVQIPTTLLACVDSSVGGKVAVNADLGKNMIGSFYQPEFVFAPLFALSTLPDREWRCGQAEIIKHSLLSGGEYWEKVKAHSFQDLNVDSPVLPYMIAESVRFKASVVSSDEKETGLRKILNLGHTTAHAIESVTKYKKYSHGEAVAIGLVTALLISEEKSGLDPVTTKETVESLKNYQLPFQTKLKSKELAKHMLHDKKNVGGSIRFVLLEKPGSPVYDIPVDSRDIILNIRKQKGLG from the coding sequence ATGAGTCACATCGAAACTATACAAGTGAACACGGAACACAAGATGATTCCCGTTCAACTTCACACGGACCTTAGCGGTTTATCGGAAGAGATCGCAAAACTTCCCGGAGTTACTTCGATCTTCTTGATCACGGAAAGATCGATCCATTCTATCTACACAAAATATTTAGAGAAAGAACTCTTGCCTCTGGGAATTCGTTTTCAAGAGATCTATATCAAGGGCGGAGAAAAAGCAAAACATATCGAAAAGACCGGAGACGTCTACAATCAACTCATCAAACACGGAGCCGATCGTAAGTCTTTGATTCTTGCGTTCGGAGGCGGAGTGGTCGGCGACTTCGCGGGTTTTATCGCTTCCACTTATCTGCGTGGAATTCGTTTTGTTCAGATTCCCACAACTCTTCTCGCTTGTGTGGATTCTTCGGTGGGAGGAAAGGTCGCGGTCAACGCGGATCTCGGTAAGAATATGATCGGTTCTTTTTATCAGCCCGAATTTGTATTCGCACCTTTGTTCGCTCTTTCCACACTTCCGGATCGGGAATGGAGATGCGGTCAGGCCGAGATTATCAAACATTCTCTTCTTTCCGGCGGAGAATACTGGGAAAAAGTAAAAGCACATTCATTCCAAGATTTGAATGTAGATTCTCCCGTTCTTCCTTATATGATCGCGGAGTCGGTTCGTTTTAAGGCTTCAGTCGTTTCGAGCGACGAAAAGGAAACTGGTCTTCGAAAAATTCTCAACTTAGGACATACTACCGCGCACGCGATCGAGTCAGTTACGAAGTATAAAAAATATTCTCACGGAGAAGCGGTCGCGATCGGACTTGTTACCGCACTTTTGATCAGCGAGGAAAAATCCGGTTTGGATCCGGTCACTACGAAAGAAACTGTCGAGTCCTTAAAAAACTATCAGCTTCCGTTTCAGACAAAATTGAAATCGAAAGAACTCGCCAAACACATGCTTCACGATAAAAAGAACGTAGGCGGTTCGATCCGTTTTGTCCTTTTGGAAAAACCGGGTTCCCCCGTTTATGATATTCCCGTAGATTCCCGAGATATCATCTTAAACATTCGAAAACAAAAAGGTCTTGGATGA
- a CDS encoding mechanosensitive ion channel domain-containing protein, producing MNFEFDFFKSINPLILLKVKERSLAEELILVVYFIFFLIVSYRVILFVLDFFRPTIDVTARYNRRKMARMSFVIVGLIILLPVVFSGLSYLPTVMGLAGAGIVISLKDITLNYVGWFFIHGSNGFEVGDRIEIESVRGDVINIGMNRFTLMEISSDPKSDQSTNRLVHFPNHYVILKPIVVVKDKMNYVWDEMRIKIPYDSDFEKAEELLNGIIQNNAVIDQEEIEYTLQELSKNYLVRLGKTSPIVYLSLEEGGILFSLRYLTHVRERRDMKTKIAHTILKEFKLFPGIRIL from the coding sequence ATGAATTTCGAATTCGATTTTTTTAAATCAATCAATCCTTTGATCCTTCTAAAAGTGAAGGAGAGAAGTCTTGCGGAAGAATTGATCCTGGTCGTTTATTTTATTTTCTTTCTGATTGTTTCTTATCGAGTGATTCTTTTCGTTCTGGATTTTTTTCGACCTACGATAGACGTAACCGCGCGTTACAATCGAAGAAAGATGGCTCGGATGTCCTTTGTCATCGTGGGATTGATCATTCTTCTTCCCGTCGTTTTCTCCGGGCTTTCTTATCTTCCAACGGTGATGGGCCTTGCGGGAGCGGGGATCGTGATTTCTCTGAAGGACATCACTCTCAACTACGTGGGTTGGTTTTTTATTCACGGAAGTAACGGCTTTGAGGTCGGTGATAGAATCGAAATCGAAAGCGTTCGAGGGGACGTGATCAATATCGGGATGAATCGTTTTACTCTCATGGAAATTTCTTCGGACCCTAAGTCGGATCAATCCACAAATCGTCTCGTTCACTTCCCGAATCACTACGTCATCTTGAAGCCCATCGTCGTCGTAAAGGACAAGATGAACTACGTCTGGGACGAGATGAGAATCAAAATTCCTTACGATTCCGATTTTGAAAAAGCGGAAGAACTTTTAAATGGAATCATTCAAAACAACGCCGTGATCGATCAGGAAGAAATCGAATACACACTTCAGGAACTTTCTAAAAACTATCTGGTTCGTCTCGGTAAAACTTCTCCGATCGTCTATCTTTCTCTCGAAGAAGGCGGGATTCTTTTTTCCCTTCGTTATCTGACTCACGTTCGCGAAAGAAGGGATATGAAAACAAAAATCGCTCATACGATCTTGAAGGAATTCAAACTCTTCCCGGGTATAAGAATATTATAA
- a CDS encoding NUDIX domain-containing protein — MDFFFKKKGLRVRVAALIFNSQNEILLIQQKKKGSYYWLLPGGGIEFSESAEDALKRELKEELSLEMKSASFLLLNESIEPGGKRHLIQLVFLVNVKKEVPELNLNEKAITGFGYFSPAAVREMDLRPDIKTFLFEGDLSPAPFIKSTWVSEKK; from the coding sequence ATGGATTTTTTCTTTAAAAAGAAGGGATTGCGAGTAAGGGTCGCTGCTCTTATATTCAATTCTCAAAATGAAATCCTTCTCATTCAGCAAAAGAAAAAAGGTTCTTATTATTGGCTTTTGCCGGGCGGTGGAATCGAGTTTAGCGAAAGCGCCGAAGACGCTCTCAAAAGAGAATTGAAAGAGGAACTTTCTTTGGAAATGAAGTCGGCCTCGTTTTTACTTTTAAACGAATCCATAGAACCCGGCGGAAAAAGACATCTCATCCAACTCGTATTTTTAGTGAACGTAAAAAAGGAAGTTCCCGAACTCAATCTCAACGAAAAGGCGATTACCGGCTTTGGATATTTTAGTCCGGCCGCGGTTCGAGAAATGGATCTAAGACCCGATATCAAAACCTTTCTCTTTGAAGGAGATTTGAGTCCGGCGCCCTTTATCAAAAGCACCTGGGTATCAGAAAAAAAATGA